The genomic DNA CCGTCAACTCCAAGGCAAAGAAAGCCCTGGAGCTGATCCAATCCATCGACGACAAAGTGATCATCTTCACTGAATACCGGGCCACCCAGATGTATCTTCAATGGTTCCTGAAGCAGCATGGCATCACATCGGTTCCTTTTAGGGGCGGGTTCAAGCGTGGGAAAAAGGACTGGATGAGACAATTGTTCCAAAATCACGCCCAGGTCCTCATCGCGACGGAAGCCGGCGGGGAAGGGATCAACCTTCAATTCTGTCATCACGTCATCAACTTTGACCTGCCGTGGAATCCCATGAGACTGGAGCAGCGGATCGGACGGGTCCACCGTCTCGGACAGACCGAGGATGTTCATATCTATAATTTCGCCACAAAAGGAACCGTCGAAGAACATATCCTCACCCTGCTCTATGAAAAAATCAACCTGTTCGAGCGGGTGATCGGCGAACTTGATGACATCCTGACCCGACTCGATTTCAAAGAGTTTGAAGATCATATGACGGATATCTTCGCCTCCTCAAGAACCGAGGGTGAAATGAAGATCAAAATGGAAAACCTGACGAGCATGATTCAATTTGCCGAAGAGATGAAGGAGGAGAAGGCCGATGCAGCAGCACGAAATACATCGATTTCTTGAGCGGTATTTCCATGCGAACGGATGTGAGCTGAAGGCAAGCGGTGATGGCTATATGACCGTCCAGCTCACGATCGAGATGGATAAAGAGCTCATGAACCGCCCATTCTACTGGCATTATCTCGAAAAGACCGGCGGTGAACCGAATCCCATGGCGCTAAGCCTCATCACCGATCAGGAAAAGGCTCCTGAAGGACTCAATGGGGAAGTCATCCATTTCGGTTCACCCCGACTGCACCAGATTTTCCGTTCAACCCGGAGTCTCGCGGGGTATACCCGGCTCTATGAGGACCGTGCGGGGTATAGCCAGCAACAGATCCCGCTTCATCCGTGGCTCGGCATGAACGTCAAGATCTCCTATCAATCCAATCGCAAGAAGGATACATTCCGGAGCATCGGCCTCAATCTCATTAACGGCATGATGAAGGAAGGATTTCACGATGAACTACTCACCCTCAAGCTGACGCCGAAGATACCGGATCTCTGCTTCACCCTGACCCCGATCATCCGCCCCAAAAGTGGGATCGGACGCATCCAGCAACAACTGCGGGATGAAATCAGCCGGGAGTCGACGGAATGGGCAGAATCAGCCCTTGCCTCATGGAAGGAAGACCGGGAGCTGTTGGACCACTTTTATAAAGAGGTCGAAGATAAGCCCGAATCCTACTTCCTTGAACAAGCTGCCCTAAAGGATCAATACGAACCGAAGATCGAGATCGAGATCATCAATGGGGGGATCTTCTACCTTCAGCAGTGACAGATTAAAGAGATTGGGACAAAACTAAAAGGTACCTTGTAATGAAAACCAATTGGGATAGGTTCTAGGTTATTCATACCGCTCAAGATTTCCGTGCAAGACTTCACTTTCCGCAGGGTAGCCCGTGAGACTCTTCAGTAAGCCGGCGGATTCTCACATCAGCTACTCTTCCCGCAGGAGCTATTCCTGTGGGGAAAGTATGGACCTATTGCACAAAAAAAGATCCTCCTTTATGATGCAGGTGCGAAGCCACACACAAAAAGGAGGATCTTTAACATGCATGATAATCGAAATGAACGCATTAATCAAATTTCTGAGGACACATTGGTGATTGGCGTCGACATCGCCAAGTGTGTACATTATGCCTGCGCAGTGGATGAACGAGGTAGGGAGGTCAAGAAAAGCTTCTCATTCCGTCAGTCCAGACAAGGCTTTGAAACCTTTTACGCTACCATCCTAAAGGTGATGGAATCTCATCAAAAGAAGAATGTAGTCGTTGGATTTGAACCTACCGGTCATTACTGGATGAATTTATCCTCGTACCTTACGGACCGGGGCATTCGCTTTGTTCTCGTCAACCCTCTCCATGTGAAGCAAACCAAAGAATTGGATGACAACCTACAGAGTAAAAACGATCCGAAAGACGCTCGTGTCATTGCCAAGATGATACCGCAAGGCTATTACAGTATTCCTCGTGACATGACTCCTATTGAAGCAGAGTTGCGTCATGGTTCGGCATTTAGGGCTCGTCTGAAAAAACAAGGAGCGTCGACTCAAAACCGGATCAAGCGATGGATTGATCTATACTTCCCTGAGTTTATTTCGGTTTATAAGTCCATTGGAATGAACGCCTCCACTGTTCTTTCTTCTTATCCTCTTCCGGAAGACCTTGTGAGAGAAGATCCTGAGAAGCTCTTGGAGAACCTCAAGAACCTGGGAGGTAAGCATTTCTCGGTTAAAAACCTTACTAAGCTTCTTGATGTCGCGGCCACATCTATTGGCTATCAGGAGAGTCCTGAAATGGCACGGGCAGAAATCCAAATTCTATTGACACAGATGAAGCTGCTTGAAGAACAACTGGTAAGCATAGAAAAGCAGTTAGTGACGTTGGCGAAACAGATGACAGATTTCGATCTGTTCCTTTCGGTCCCTGGTATTGGAGAAAACACCGTAGTAGAGATCCTTTCAGAAATAGGAGCCTTTTCACACTATAAGAGTCCACGCCAAATCCTTAAATTAGCGGGTCTTACGTTAGTCACCAATTCCTCGGGAAAAAAAGAAGGGAACAAACGCTTGTCGAAACGCGGGCGGAAACGGCTACGCTCCTTGATATATAAGGCGATTTTCCCGATTTTACACGCCATACCAGCGTTTCGGTCCCTGTACGATTACTATAGTGAACATCGCGAACACCCCGTCGCTAAGAAAGAAGCGTTGTTAATCCTATGTCGGAAATTGATTCAAGTCCTTCATGGTTTAAGCAAAAGGGGCGAAACATTCAATGAAGAACGTATGGTAGCTGATATCTCCTTCTTTGGTAATCAAGAAGCTGCGTAACATCTACGCTCGCTTAATTAAAACAACCTAGACACTGAGAAGCCGGCACACACAAGACTTTCGACGATCATCTTAGATCAGTCCATGCAGGAGCATAAGCTGGCCTCTGCGTTAAGGCGAGACCCAACGAAGGAATGTGAGCACATAGATGCCAGGAGATATGGGAGGGTGAGTCCCCTTAACAAGCAGAGATCAAAGGTGCCCATAAGAATTAAAAAGGGGGGATTTATCCAATCTCCTGACGCAACGCGTAGGCTCGATCCCCTTTATTTTGAATAAATGATAAATGAAGGAATGAAGAAAATCCGAAAGGATATTCAAAAAAATTTTTCACCTAAGAAAAGTGTTGGGAACACCCGTCATAATAACTTTTTCCGAGGGAGTCTTCAGCTTGCACTCCAATCAACGGCTGGATACAATGGAATCGTAATGATCATGAAACAAAGTAAAAACCCGAATTTTTTGCCTGATCATCGGCAAAAGAATTCGGGTTTTATTATGACTGAAACACGTTTGTCCCAGCCAGTCACCTTTTATTTATTCCTATTTTTTTTGAAAAACAGCCCGACCGCATAAGGGATGATGCCGAACCACCGATACAGGAATGGTTCCTTCCGAGTCTTGCGCTGCTTCCTGATTGTTTTCCGTTCCTGGGGTGATTTGTTATAATGCTGAACCACGGTTTGGGTCAAGAATTTGACGTAGTCATTCACAGACATCCTGCCACCACCTTCACCCATCCAGTATGCCCAGATTCCCTTGCTTTAATTCCTCCCGAGGAGGGAGAGGATCTCGCGTGTGACCGCCTCTTCATCTTTCCCGCCGGTGTCCACCTCATGGGTCCTCGCTTCCTCATATAGAGGAATGCGACGACTGAACAGACTCTCCACTTCATGACGGGGATTCTGTGCAAGGGGTCTGTCGGGATCTCCTTCAAGCCGCTCCCACAGGCTCTCGAACGGAGCGGACAAATGGATCACACACCCGTTTTCGCCAAGCAGGGTGCGGTTCTCCTTCCTCTCGACGATCCCTCCTCCCGTCGTGATGATGCACGCTTCATTCAGTAGCTTTGACAGGACGGCCGTTTCGAGATCACGGAAATGCCCTTCGCCGAAACGCTCGAAAATCTCGCGGACAGGCATCCCCTCCTGCTTGACGATGTATTCATCCATGTCCACGACATGAAGGCCGACCTTTTCGGAGAGCATATGCCCGATTGTCGTCTTTCCTACTCCCATAAATCCGATAAGCACAATTGATTCCATAATCTACTTCCAATCCACTATCTTTTTTGTGTCCTTATTATACACGACTACGACCGGAAGAAAAACCTCACCGGGCTGATTCAGTCTCACTTCGATTTGCTGGAGGTCACCAGAATCCTCCAGGTAGTCCACACTCATCGTGCCGAAGCTTCCCTTCCGCAGTCCATCGACACCACCTCCTGCTTCCATTTCATAAAGGACGGTCTGGTACAAGCTGATTTTTCGTTCATACACGTTCTGCATATTGGTCAAGTATCGGTATTTGCTCACATAAAGATCTTTTGAAGTGACGGCAACGGTCAAGATGACGGACAGGAACATCAATGTGAACGGTAGGATGAATCCTTTCTCATTCCCCAAAGTAAAAGAACTCTCCTTCATGCTTCGTCCCATCAAGGAATACCCCCTCTATCCTGACTCCGCCGTCTATCGCGTTGAAAGTGACCCTTGAAAGCTTCTGAAGGACAACTTCATGGCCTTTATCATTCACCCGCCTCCTGATAGAATCCTGATATTTTTCATATGTGACCTTCTCTCCATTCAGAATGAATGAAAATCCTGAATTCGTTACGGTCATCCCCCCGGATTTCCACGTCTCTTGCCTTACACTCTCGTTGAATAATGTCCATTGATAATACGGCGGCGGGATCATCTCCTCCCGGACGAGGGAGAAGCCCTTGATCACCAACGGGATGGAAAACGAAATCAGACATACGATAAAGAAGGAAAACAAGGCTTCAAGCAGGGTGAATCCACGGTCATTCCACAGAGCTGCATATTTTCTTGACGCCACGGCCCCTCTGTATTTCCACGCAGATTGATGATGCCCCTCCTTCCCAATACCTCGTATAGTCGACACCTCCATAGGATTTCGAGCTCCTTTCATACTTTTTCGTGACCATGGCACGTTCAACCCCCTCCTCCATCCACTTCAATGCTTCCACCTCGGACTCCTTCTCCCTGAGCAGGACGGATTGGTTCATCAACAGGGGCAGGAAGATGCCGGTGATCAGCAGCAGGCAGCTGAATGCCACGAGCATTTCGGGGAAGGAGAATCCATCATTTCTTCTGAACATAATAACGCCCCTGTCCGATCTGAAAGGTCAATTGATACTTGGTCCCGCCACGCGCAAAATTGACGCTGCCGAATCGATTGGTATTTCCGTTCGGATAGAACGTGATGTCGTACAACGTGCTGGATTTGATTTCGAAACCGTCCTGGAGTTTTCGATTGAATAACATTTCATTCAGGACATTTTTCGCGATATAGGACCCATTCTCGGGATAAAAGGTGAGACGGACGGGAATCTGGTAGCGGAACGCATAGCTTTGAACGTACGCGAGGTCGGATTGAAGCTGGGAGACGAAAACCTCTTCATCCGTTGAAGCCTTCGTCGGTTTCACGGAAAAAACAACCCATGTCAGCAGGACGCCCGTCATGAATAGGACGAGGAGCATCTCCACAAGGGTGTATCCCTTTTCCTCCCGCATCCTACGAATCGCTCACCTTTACATCACCATTCTGACTGATTGTGATGGCCCTCCCATCGGGACAGGCCTTGTACTCATCCTTCAAGTACCCTTCTGTGACAAGATTCTGGATTGTGACTTGCCCCGTATTTCCGTCCATTTTATACGCTTCGACCTGACCTTCCACCATATTGACAAAGGCCTCACAGCCTTTCGCATTGATGGAACCGCTCTGTTTCGTGACATTCGGGATCGCGATGAACAACAGGACCGAGATGACCAGGAGTACGATCATCATTTCAATGAGGGTGAACCCTCTTTCATTGTTGAATAGGTGTTTCACGTTTTTATTCCCCCTTCTGAACTCATACTCCCTGCATCATTTGGAACAGGGGCATCATGATTGAAAAGTAAATGGCCATGATGAATAAGCCGACAAAACTGAAGATGACTGGCTGGATGTATTTAAGGAGGGCACCGCTCCTTTCTTCGAGTTCCACGAAGCACATATCCCCGTAGAGCTGCAATTCTTCCGGCAGCCGTCCGTTCGTTTGCCCATGGTGGATGATATAGGCGACCTCCGACTGAAAAAAAGGGATGGCACCTGCACACTCATGGAGAGACATACCCGACTTCAAGCCCTGTATGAGCTCGCCGGATACATATTGAAGGGTCGGGCGGAAGGTTTGTTGTTCGATGATTCTGAGGGATTCGGTGATGGACACACCATTGCTTAGTAAAAACCCGAGTTCCCTTGCAAAGAAGTGGGTGTGTGCCAGTTTGAAGAAGCGGGATAGGAAAGGAATCCTGCTCGTGTGGATGGAAATGGTGACCGGGGAGATCCGGTGCCGGAAAAAGAAAAGAATGACCCCAGCTGAGAGAAGTACAGCAAGGATTCCCGCGAGCAGGAGGGGGACGGCTTTTACGAACGAGAGTAAAAGCTGCACGCCAGTGGAAGGTTCATAGCCCATGGAGCTGTAGAGGGTTTCAAATTTCGGAAAAAGCACATTCCGGAGGAGGACCATCATCATTCCGGCGATGATGATGAGCATCAAGGGATACTGGATGACCCGCTTGAGCCTCTCTTGATTTTTCTGCTTCTGCAGGAGGTAATCCCCTGCACCCATGAGGGTTGCTCCCATCTGACCGTGGAACTCGGCAAAATAGATCTGGGCGCTCACATGGGTGGGGAGTGAGAGTTCTTTTGTGATGACCTTGGAAACCTGCACGCCTTCCTGCAGGGAATGGAGGATCCGGGTCTTCAAGACGGTCGCCTCCGGATGATCGGGTATGAGAAGGAAGTCCACTGCCTCACTGAACGTATATCCCTTCTCGAGGAGGGAACCCATACGCTTCAGGAACTTCCCCTGCTCATCCCTTTTCTTCATGTATCCATTTCCGATACTCAGATTCTGGAACATATCCGAGTGCCACCCCCTTCCGGATGAGCTGCTTCAGCGTCAGGTATTGATGGTCGACCTTTTCCCCTTTTGCTTCCATCAGTACATTCTTCAGCTCTTTGCCCGTCAGGATCTCGAAAACCGTAGCCCGGTTGGTCCTCTTCCCTTCAGCGAGGCATTCCCCGAAGCAATCATTCCCGCAGACCGGGCATTTCAATCGCAGCAGCCTCTGGGCAGAAACCGCCAAAATGGTCTGTTCGATATCATGCCATTTGATTCCGAGCTCCATGAGCCGGTAGATGGCCCCCTTCGCATCCCGCGTATGGACAGATGAGAGGACGAGATGTCCGGTGAGGGCTGCCCTGACGGCAATTTCAGCGGTTTCTTTATCCCGGATCTCCCCGACCATGATGATATCCGGATCATGGCGAAGAATGGCTTTAAGACCGGTCGAATACGTGATACCTGCCTTTTCATTCACCTGGATCTGGACCATCTCATCGTGGGCCTTCTCAACAGGATCTTCCAGGGTGATGACGTTGCGGTTAAGGGAAACGGCACAATGGTGGACAAGGGAGTAAAGGGTTGTCGTCTTCCCGCTTCCCGTTAGTATAGTACTTGGGGATGACCTTTTAGGAAATAAAAAAAGACTTTAAGCAGAAGTGCCTAAAGTCTTT from Rossellomorea marisflavi includes the following:
- the comGB gene encoding competence type IV pilus assembly protein ComGB yields the protein MFQNLSIGNGYMKKRDEQGKFLKRMGSLLEKGYTFSEAVDFLLIPDHPEATVLKTRILHSLQEGVQVSKVITKELSLPTHVSAQIYFAEFHGQMGATLMGAGDYLLQKQKNQERLKRVIQYPLMLIIIAGMMMVLLRNVLFPKFETLYSSMGYEPSTGVQLLLSFVKAVPLLLAGILAVLLSAGVILFFFRHRISPVTISIHTSRIPFLSRFFKLAHTHFFARELGFLLSNGVSITESLRIIEQQTFRPTLQYVSGELIQGLKSGMSLHECAGAIPFFQSEVAYIIHHGQTNGRLPEELQLYGDMCFVELEERSGALLKYIQPVIFSFVGLFIMAIYFSIMMPLFQMMQGV
- the comGF gene encoding competence type IV pilus minor pilin ComGF gives rise to the protein MASRKYAALWNDRGFTLLEALFSFFIVCLISFSIPLVIKGFSLVREEMIPPPYYQWTLFNESVRQETWKSGGMTVTNSGFSFILNGEKVTYEKYQDSIRRRVNDKGHEVVLQKLSRVTFNAIDGGVRIEGVFLDGTKHEGEFFYFGE
- the comGD gene encoding competence type IV pilus minor pilin ComGD, translated to MREEKGYTLVEMLLVLFMTGVLLTWVVFSVKPTKASTDEEVFVSQLQSDLAYVQSYAFRYQIPVRLTFYPENGSYIAKNVLNEMLFNRKLQDGFEIKSSTLYDITFYPNGNTNRFGSVNFARGGTKYQLTFQIGQGRYYVQKK
- a CDS encoding shikimate kinase, whose product is MESIVLIGFMGVGKTTIGHMLSEKVGLHVVDMDEYIVKQEGMPVREIFERFGEGHFRDLETAVLSKLLNEACIITTGGGIVERKENRTLLGENGCVIHLSAPFESLWERLEGDPDRPLAQNPRHEVESLFSRRIPLYEEARTHEVDTGGKDEEAVTREILSLLGRN
- the comGC gene encoding competence type IV pilus major pilin ComGC, encoding MKHLFNNERGFTLIEMMIVLLVISVLLFIAIPNVTKQSGSINAKGCEAFVNMVEGQVEAYKMDGNTGQVTIQNLVTEGYLKDEYKACPDGRAITISQNGDVKVSDS
- a CDS encoding IS110 family transposase, producing the protein MHDNRNERINQISEDTLVIGVDIAKCVHYACAVDERGREVKKSFSFRQSRQGFETFYATILKVMESHQKKNVVVGFEPTGHYWMNLSSYLTDRGIRFVLVNPLHVKQTKELDDNLQSKNDPKDARVIAKMIPQGYYSIPRDMTPIEAELRHGSAFRARLKKQGASTQNRIKRWIDLYFPEFISVYKSIGMNASTVLSSYPLPEDLVREDPEKLLENLKNLGGKHFSVKNLTKLLDVAATSIGYQESPEMARAEIQILLTQMKLLEEQLVSIEKQLVTLAKQMTDFDLFLSVPGIGENTVVEILSEIGAFSHYKSPRQILKLAGLTLVTNSSGKKEGNKRLSKRGRKRLRSLIYKAIFPILHAIPAFRSLYDYYSEHREHPVAKKEALLILCRKLIQVLHGLSKRGETFNEERMVADISFFGNQEAA
- a CDS encoding YqhG family protein codes for the protein MQQHEIHRFLERYFHANGCELKASGDGYMTVQLTIEMDKELMNRPFYWHYLEKTGGEPNPMALSLITDQEKAPEGLNGEVIHFGSPRLHQIFRSTRSLAGYTRLYEDRAGYSQQQIPLHPWLGMNVKISYQSNRKKDTFRSIGLNLINGMMKEGFHDELLTLKLTPKIPDLCFTLTPIIRPKSGIGRIQQQLRDEISRESTEWAESALASWKEDRELLDHFYKEVEDKPESYFLEQAALKDQYEPKIEIEIINGGIFYLQQ
- a CDS encoding YqzE family protein, with product MGEGGGRMSVNDYVKFLTQTVVQHYNKSPQERKTIRKQRKTRKEPFLYRWFGIIPYAVGLFFKKNRNK